DNA from Leptospiraceae bacterium:
AGCTTCTTTTTTAGTTTCTTGATTTTCACTTGGTTTTACTTCTTTATTATTGTCTTTTGAGATTAGTTCTTGATAGTTCTTCATCAAATCTTGTGGAATGTAATTACTGTCTAAAATTGTTTTTAAAGGTTCATTTTCCTCATGAATATAATTTGACCAATCTTCTGGTTTCTTGATTAGAACAATCACATAATCTAAGCTATCGATTTTGATATATGGTTCTACATAAGCAATGCTAAAATTATGTTCGTCTTGCTCTATATCACTAATCACTCTACCAATTGGGATATTTGGAGGAAAGATTCCTTCATTTCCACTTGTGACTATCCTTGATTTTTGAATCTCTTGATATGTATCAAAAAAATAAACACTTTTCTTATCCACGTAGCTTGATATGTATTTTAACCTTAATCTATCAAAAGAAAAAGTGCTTCCCTCTAAGATTCCCCACTGGTTTGTTGTATCAATTCGAACACCAATTTTTGATTGGGGATGTTGTATTGGTTGGACGATACTACTATTTTCTTGCACCTTTGCTATAATACCTACCACAGCACGAATTGGATTTTGGT
Protein-coding regions in this window:
- the mreC gene encoding rod shape-determining protein MreC produces the protein MLWEYIYRHRVALSLSFFVLFSLVNIIWQKNLFTNTSVYVNKIVEQTNYIFKSFISFPFTFIQRISEYSELKQKYEKALEEIEKYKSQKEQLEQLLIENEKLRRMMNFEPLQTYPEEKAQVLGIRLSSVTPRIIINKGRRHNIEPFMPVIGITTDENQNPIRAVVGIIAKVQENSSIVQPIQHPQSKIGVRIDTTNQWGILEGSTFSFDRLRLKYISSYVDKKSVYFFDTYQEIQKSRIVTSGNEGIFPPNIPIGRVISDIEQDEHNFSIAYVEPYIKIDSLDYVIVLIKKPEDWSNYIHEENEPLKTILDSNYIPQDLMKNYQELISKDNNKEVKPSENQETKKEATLIEKQQEPKRKLINPLDPLQ